One window of Staphylococcus chromogenes genomic DNA carries:
- a CDS encoding NAD(P)H-hydrate dehydratase gives MQTLTSVNIPKRKQETHKGDYGRILLIGGNANLGGAIMLAARACVYSGAGLITVATHPTNHAALHSRCPEAMVIDINDTKKLTKMIECSDCILIGPGLGLDFKGNNAMTFLLQNILPHQKLIVDGDAISIVSKLRPEIPSCHVIYTPHQMEWERLSGIPIAEQTYERNREAVNRLGATVVLKKHGTEIFFKEDEYKLQIGHPAMATGGMGDTLAGMITGFVGQFDNPIDAITSATYTHSYIGEKLSETMYVVPPSKLIDEIPFAMKALEQ, from the coding sequence GTGCAGACTTTAACCAGTGTCAATATCCCTAAACGTAAACAAGAAACACATAAAGGGGATTACGGACGTATCCTCTTAATTGGAGGCAATGCCAATCTAGGAGGCGCCATCATGCTTGCAGCCCGTGCATGCGTATATAGTGGGGCAGGATTGATTACCGTTGCCACACATCCAACGAATCACGCTGCACTCCATTCACGCTGTCCAGAAGCAATGGTCATCGATATTAACGATACGAAAAAACTGACAAAAATGATCGAGTGTTCAGACTGTATTTTAATTGGACCTGGATTGGGTCTTGATTTTAAAGGCAATAATGCGATGACCTTCTTGCTTCAAAATATTTTACCGCACCAAAAATTAATCGTTGATGGCGATGCGATTTCAATCGTAAGCAAATTGCGACCAGAAATTCCTTCATGCCATGTTATTTATACGCCACATCAAATGGAATGGGAGCGTCTAAGCGGTATCCCTATTGCCGAACAAACGTATGAACGTAATCGTGAAGCCGTCAATCGCTTAGGAGCGACGGTCGTATTGAAAAAACATGGGACTGAAATTTTCTTTAAAGAGGATGAATATAAATTACAAATTGGTCATCCCGCCATGGCGACAGGCGGAATGGGGGACACCTTAGCAGGGATGATTACAGGCTTTGTCGGTCAATTTGACAATCCGATTGATGCCATCACTAGTGCGACTTACACGCATAGTTATATTGGTGAAAAATTATCTGAGACGATGTATGTTGTGCCTCCTTCTAAACTCATTGATGAAATTCCATTTGCGATGAAAGCTTTAGAACAATAA
- the recF gene encoding DNA replication/repair protein RecF (All proteins in this family for which functions are known are DNA-binding proteins that assist the filamentation of RecA onto DNA for the initiation of recombination or recombinational repair.), which produces MKLKTLQLENYRNYASVLLKCHPEVNILIGENAQGKTNLLESIYVLALAKSHRTSNDRELIRFDAEYAKIEGELNFRHGTMPLTMFITKKGKKVKVNHLEQSRLTQYIGHLNVVLFAPEDLNIVKGAPQIRRRFIDMELGQISSLYLNDLSQYQRILKQRNHYLKQLQLKKTKDTTMLEVLNQQFALYAVKVTQRRRHFIDELETLAEPIHTGITNGKETLTLQYMPSLKFEDPSQSEEVLTTEIFDYIQQHMEREIERGNSLFGPHRDDLSFKVNGMDAQTFGSQGQQRTTALSIKLAEIELMHQEVGEYPILLLDDVLSELDDSRQTHLLSTIQHKVQTFVTTTSVEGIDHEIMKNAKVYQIAQGNIEK; this is translated from the coding sequence ATGAAACTAAAAACACTCCAGCTTGAAAATTATCGAAATTATGCTTCTGTTTTACTGAAATGCCATCCTGAAGTCAATATTTTAATTGGCGAAAATGCGCAAGGTAAAACAAATTTACTGGAATCGATTTATGTACTCGCTTTAGCAAAAAGCCATCGTACATCAAATGATAGAGAGCTCATTCGCTTTGATGCAGAATATGCTAAAATAGAGGGTGAGCTTAATTTTCGTCACGGAACGATGCCCCTGACGATGTTTATTACGAAAAAAGGCAAAAAAGTAAAAGTTAATCACTTAGAACAAAGTCGATTGACCCAGTATATTGGTCATCTCAATGTCGTACTTTTTGCGCCCGAAGATTTAAACATTGTCAAAGGTGCACCACAAATTCGACGACGGTTTATCGATATGGAATTAGGTCAAATTTCAAGTTTATACTTGAATGATTTATCACAATATCAACGGATTTTAAAACAACGCAATCACTATCTAAAACAGCTCCAACTTAAAAAGACAAAAGATACGACAATGTTAGAAGTGCTCAATCAACAATTTGCACTTTATGCAGTGAAAGTAACGCAGCGCAGACGTCATTTTATTGACGAACTAGAGACCTTAGCGGAACCTATTCATACAGGGATTACGAATGGCAAAGAAACATTAACATTACAGTATATGCCAAGTCTAAAGTTTGAAGACCCCTCGCAATCTGAAGAAGTCTTAACGACAGAAATATTTGATTATATTCAACAACATATGGAGCGAGAAATTGAGCGTGGCAATAGTTTGTTTGGTCCACATCGTGACGACTTATCTTTTAAAGTGAATGGAATGGATGCGCAAACCTTTGGCTCTCAAGGTCAACAACGAACAACAGCGCTGTCAATTAAGCTTGCTGAAATTGAATTAATGCATCAAGAAGTGGGGGAATACCCCATTTTATTACTTGATGACGTTTTAAGTGAGCTCGATGATTCCAGACAAACGCACCTGCTCAGTACGATTCAACATAAAGTACAGACATTTGTTACGACAACATCTGTAGAAGGCATTGATCACGAAATTATGAAAAATGCGAAAGTATATCAAATCGCACAAGGGAATATCGAGAAATAG
- the gyrA gene encoding DNA gyrase subunit A, protein MAEIPESRINERNISNEMRESFLDYAMSVIVSRALPDVRDGLKPVHRRILYGLNEQGMTPDKPYKKSARIVGDVMGKYHPHGDSSIYEAMVRMAQDFSYRYPLVDGQGNFGSMDGDGAAAMRYTEARMTKIALELLRDINKDTIDFIDNYDGNEREPSVLPSRFPNLLVNGASGIAVGMATNIPPHNMTEVINGVLSLSRNPEMTINELMEDITGPDFPTAGLILGKSGIRRAYETGRGSVIMRARAEIESRGGGRERIVVTEIPFQVNKARMIEKIADLVRDKKIEGITDLRDETSLRTGVRVVIDVRKDANANVILNNLYKLTPLQTSFGVNMIALVNGRPQLINLKQALYHYLEHQKEVVRRRTEYNLRKAKDRAHILEGLRIALDHIDEIITIIRESDTDKIAMESLQSRFNLSERQAQAILDMRLRRLTGLERDKIEQEYNDLVAYIAELEAILADEEKLLDLVREELIEIRDKYGDERRTEIQLGGVDNLEDEDLIPEEQIVITLSHKNYIKRLPASTYRSQNRGGRGVQGMNTIEDDFVSQLVTTSTHNHVLFFTNKGRVYKLKGYEVPELSRQSKGIPIVNAIELDSDETISTMIAVKDLDSEEDFLVFATKKGLIKRSALSNFNRINKNGKIAINFRDDDELVAVRLTDGHKHILIGTANASLIRFKETDVRAMSRIAAGVRGIKLRNDDIVVGLGVANEDSEDEVLVVTEKGYGKRTPVSEYRLSNRGGMGVKTAKITERNGQLISIGTVSGDEDIMVVTNHGVIIRMEVQDISKNGRMTQGVRLIKMADDQFVSTVAKVKREPEDLEEVNETTPDGTTQLTEQVVEDSVPGDTIHTEGTEPEDRRQSNEQREDLRQDFMDRVNEDIENADSEE, encoded by the coding sequence ATGGCTGAAATACCTGAATCAAGAATAAATGAACGAAACATAAGTAACGAGATGCGTGAGTCCTTTTTAGACTACGCGATGAGCGTTATCGTTTCTCGTGCTTTACCAGATGTAAGAGATGGCTTAAAGCCTGTACATCGTCGTATCTTATATGGCCTCAATGAACAAGGTATGACACCAGATAAGCCGTATAAAAAGTCTGCGCGTATCGTTGGGGATGTTATGGGTAAATATCATCCTCACGGTGACTCGTCAATTTATGAGGCAATGGTACGTATGGCACAGGATTTCAGCTATCGTTATCCACTCGTAGACGGTCAAGGGAACTTTGGTTCGATGGATGGTGATGGTGCGGCAGCGATGCGTTATACCGAAGCACGTATGACTAAAATCGCACTAGAGTTATTAAGAGACATCAACAAAGATACCATCGATTTTATCGACAACTATGATGGCAATGAACGTGAACCGAGCGTGTTACCTTCACGTTTCCCAAATTTACTTGTCAACGGCGCATCAGGGATTGCTGTCGGAATGGCGACAAACATTCCGCCACACAATATGACCGAAGTGATTAATGGTGTGCTGAGCTTAAGCCGTAATCCTGAAATGACAATCAATGAATTGATGGAAGATATTACGGGGCCAGACTTCCCAACAGCAGGATTAATTCTTGGAAAAAGTGGCATTAGACGCGCTTATGAAACAGGGCGTGGCTCTGTTATCATGCGTGCCCGTGCTGAAATTGAATCACGTGGGGGTGGTCGCGAACGTATTGTTGTGACAGAAATCCCATTCCAAGTAAACAAAGCACGTATGATTGAAAAAATTGCTGATTTAGTACGTGATAAGAAAATCGAGGGGATTACCGATTTACGTGATGAAACAAGTTTACGTACGGGTGTCCGAGTGGTCATTGACGTGAGAAAAGATGCGAATGCGAATGTCATCTTAAACAATCTCTATAAATTGACACCGCTTCAAACGTCATTCGGTGTAAATATGATTGCGCTCGTCAATGGTCGTCCGCAGCTGATTAACTTAAAGCAAGCGTTATATCACTATTTAGAGCACCAAAAAGAAGTTGTGCGTCGTCGTACAGAATATAACTTACGTAAGGCGAAAGACCGTGCGCATATTTTAGAAGGACTACGTATTGCGTTAGACCATATTGATGAAATCATTACGATTATTCGTGAATCAGATACAGATAAAATTGCCATGGAAAGCTTGCAATCGCGCTTTAATTTATCTGAACGTCAAGCCCAAGCTATATTAGATATGCGTTTAAGACGTCTGACAGGCTTAGAGCGTGATAAAATTGAACAAGAATATAATGATTTGGTTGCTTATATCGCAGAACTTGAAGCGATTTTAGCGGATGAAGAAAAATTGTTAGATCTTGTGCGTGAGGAATTAATTGAAATCCGTGATAAATATGGGGATGAACGTCGTACAGAAATTCAACTTGGTGGCGTAGACAACCTTGAGGATGAAGATTTAATTCCTGAAGAACAAATTGTGATTACATTAAGTCATAAAAACTATATTAAACGTTTACCGGCTTCAACTTACCGTTCACAAAACCGTGGCGGACGTGGCGTTCAAGGAATGAATACCATAGAAGATGACTTTGTGAGTCAACTTGTGACAACAAGTACGCATAATCACGTCCTGTTCTTCACAAATAAAGGCCGCGTCTATAAACTGAAAGGATACGAAGTGCCGGAACTCTCCCGTCAGTCTAAAGGGATTCCAATTGTGAATGCGATTGAACTTGATAGCGATGAAACTATCAGTACGATGATTGCTGTGAAAGACTTGGATTCTGAAGAAGACTTTCTCGTTTTTGCGACGAAAAAAGGACTCATCAAACGTTCAGCACTCAGCAACTTTAACCGTATCAATAAAAACGGTAAAATCGCGATTAACTTTCGTGACGATGACGAGCTTGTCGCGGTTCGTCTGACAGATGGTCATAAACATATCCTTATCGGTACAGCAAATGCCTCATTGATTCGCTTTAAAGAAACGGATGTCCGTGCAATGAGTCGTATTGCCGCAGGGGTCCGCGGTATTAAACTACGCAATGATGATATTGTCGTCGGTTTAGGTGTCGCCAATGAGGATAGTGAAGATGAAGTGCTTGTGGTGACCGAAAAAGGTTACGGTAAGCGCACACCTGTCAGTGAATATCGTCTTTCAAATCGTGGTGGTATGGGTGTGAAAACTGCGAAAATCACAGAGCGTAACGGTCAATTGATTAGTATCGGTACAGTTTCTGGAGATGAAGACATTATGGTCGTCACAAACCATGGTGTGATTATTCGTATGGAAGTTCAAGATATTTCTAAAAATGGTCGTATGACGCAAGGGGTACGTTTAATTAAAATGGCAGATGATCAGTTTGTTTCCACTGTAGCTAAAGTAAAACGTGAACCTGAAGACTTAGAAGAAGTGAACGAAACAACGCCAGATGGCACAACGCAACTGACAGAACAAGTGGTTGAGGATAGTGTTCCAGGCGATACCATTCACACTGAGGGCACTGAGCCAGAAGACAGACGTCAATCAAATGAGCAACGTGAAGATTTACGTCAAGACTTTATGGATCGCGTTAATGAAGATATAGAAAATGCAGATTCAGAAGAATAA
- the dnaA gene encoding chromosomal replication initiator protein DnaA — translation MSEQEIWDKVLSLSKEEVSSISYQTWLKDTKLHTLSDEEAIVLVNQPFVASWLSTNYTELIQAIIKTVTGKSVNQVRFLTEADFDELEPASSAQAKPPVANPETNGEQFNTNNTFETFVIGPGNRFPHAASLAVAEAPAQAYNPLFIYGGVGLGKTHLMHAIGHYVLENNPNAKVLYTSSEKFTNEFIQSIRNNDTESFREKYRNIDILLIDDIQFIQKKEQTQEEFFHTFNDLHQNHKQIVISSDRPPKEISTLEERLKSRFQWGLIVDITPPDFETRMAILQKKTEEENLDIPIEALTYIANQIQTNIRELEGALTRVLAFSKLQGKPITTELTADALKDIIQIPKSKKITIQDIQKVVGEYYGVRIEDFAAKKRTKSIAYPRQIAMYLSRELTDFSLPKIGEEFGGRDHTTVIHAHDKIVKDIQNDPTLKQEIESLEKEIRNA, via the coding sequence ATGTCAGAACAAGAAATTTGGGACAAAGTTCTCAGCTTATCTAAAGAAGAAGTTTCGAGTATTTCTTATCAAACTTGGCTCAAAGACACGAAATTGCATACTCTGTCTGATGAAGAAGCAATTGTACTCGTCAATCAACCTTTCGTTGCAAGTTGGTTGAGCACCAATTATACGGAATTAATTCAAGCTATTATTAAAACTGTTACTGGAAAATCCGTTAATCAGGTGCGATTTTTAACAGAAGCAGATTTTGATGAACTTGAACCCGCTTCATCAGCACAGGCCAAGCCGCCTGTCGCCAATCCCGAAACAAACGGTGAACAATTCAATACGAACAATACTTTTGAAACGTTTGTCATTGGCCCAGGCAATCGCTTCCCGCATGCTGCAAGTTTAGCTGTGGCTGAAGCACCCGCACAAGCTTATAATCCTCTATTTATCTATGGAGGCGTAGGTCTCGGAAAAACACATTTGATGCATGCTATTGGACACTATGTTTTAGAAAACAATCCCAATGCAAAAGTGCTTTACACATCTAGTGAAAAGTTCACCAATGAATTTATCCAGTCTATTCGGAACAACGATACAGAGTCTTTTCGCGAAAAATATCGAAATATTGATATTTTACTCATCGATGACATTCAGTTCATACAAAAAAAAGAACAAACACAAGAAGAGTTTTTCCATACTTTTAATGATTTGCATCAAAATCATAAACAAATCGTCATTTCTAGTGATCGCCCACCTAAAGAGATTTCAACTCTTGAAGAACGTTTAAAATCACGTTTCCAATGGGGCCTTATCGTAGACATCACACCGCCAGATTTTGAAACACGTATGGCGATTTTGCAGAAAAAGACAGAAGAAGAAAATCTTGATATCCCAATAGAAGCCCTCACGTATATCGCTAATCAAATACAAACGAATATTCGCGAATTAGAAGGTGCGTTAACACGTGTCCTTGCATTTTCAAAACTCCAAGGAAAACCGATAACAACAGAACTCACGGCGGATGCTTTAAAAGATATTATTCAAATTCCAAAATCGAAAAAGATTACTATTCAAGATATTCAAAAAGTGGTAGGAGAATACTATGGCGTACGCATCGAAGACTTTGCTGCGAAAAAACGCACGAAATCAATCGCTTACCCAAGACAAATCGCGATGTATCTCTCTAGAGAATTGACCGATTTTTCATTACCAAAAATTGGTGAAGAGTTTGGAGGACGTGATCATACGACAGTCATTCATGCACACGACAAAATTGTTAAAGACATCCAAAATGATCCGACATTAAAGCAAGAAATCGAATCTCTTGAAAAAGAAATACGCAATGCGTAA
- the dnaN gene encoding DNA polymerase III subunit beta, whose product MMEFSIKRDYFITQLNDTLKAISPRTTLPILTGIKIEATNEGVVLTGSDSEISIEITIPNQVDGEDIVEVKEPGSVVLPGRFFVDIIKKLPGKDVKLSTNEQFQTLITSGHSEFNLSGLDPDQYPLLPQVSSDDALQLPIKVLKNIIAQTNFAVSTSETRPVLTGVNWLIQENELICTATDSHRLAVRKLKLEEEIEDKNVIIPGKALAELNKIMTENEEHIDIFFASNQVLFRVGHINFISRLLEGHYPDTSRLFPENYEIKLGLDNNDFYHAIDRASLLAREGGNNVIKLSTGDALVELSSTSPEIGTVKEEVTAQDVEGGNLKISFNSKYMMDALKAIDNDEVEVEFFGTMKPFILKPKDDDTVTQLILPIRTY is encoded by the coding sequence ATGATGGAGTTTTCTATCAAAAGAGACTATTTTATCACGCAATTAAACGATACATTAAAAGCAATATCTCCAAGAACAACATTACCAATTTTAACGGGGATTAAAATCGAAGCAACGAATGAAGGGGTTGTATTAACAGGTTCTGATTCAGAAATCTCAATCGAAATTACAATTCCTAATCAAGTCGATGGTGAAGATATCGTTGAAGTTAAAGAACCAGGTTCAGTCGTACTCCCAGGGCGTTTCTTCGTAGACATCATTAAAAAATTGCCAGGGAAAGATGTTAAATTATCAACAAATGAACAATTTCAAACATTAATCACGTCAGGTCATTCTGAATTTAATCTTAGTGGTTTAGATCCTGACCAATATCCTTTATTACCACAAGTTTCAAGTGACGATGCGCTACAATTACCTATCAAAGTGCTTAAAAACATTATTGCACAAACGAATTTCGCAGTGTCCACCTCAGAAACACGCCCTGTACTTACAGGGGTCAACTGGCTTATACAAGAAAATGAATTAATATGCACTGCGACCGATTCGCACCGCTTGGCTGTAAGAAAGTTAAAACTTGAAGAAGAGATTGAAGACAAAAATGTCATCATTCCAGGTAAGGCATTAGCCGAATTAAACAAAATTATGACTGAAAATGAAGAACACATTGATATTTTCTTTGCTTCAAACCAAGTTTTATTCCGCGTAGGCCATATTAATTTCATTTCTCGTTTACTTGAGGGACATTATCCAGACACATCTCGCTTGTTCCCAGAGAACTATGAAATCAAATTAGGATTAGATAACAATGATTTCTATCATGCCATTGATCGTGCGTCTTTATTAGCACGTGAAGGTGGAAATAATGTCATCAAATTAAGTACGGGTGATGCATTAGTTGAATTATCATCTACATCTCCAGAAATCGGTACTGTAAAAGAAGAAGTCACTGCACAAGATGTAGAAGGGGGCAACCTCAAAATTTCCTTCAACTCAAAATATATGATGGATGCGTTAAAAGCGATTGATAACGATGAAGTTGAAGTTGAATTTTTTGGGACAATGAAACCTTTTATTTTAAAACCCAAAGATGATGATACGGTGACACAATTAATTTTACCGATACGCACATACTAA
- a CDS encoding RNA-binding S4 domain-containing protein: MAEEIIVDGELTLGQFLNYEGIVESGGQAKWFLKEYDVYLNGEHETRRGKKLSDGDQLDIPEVGSFIIKFGEQ, from the coding sequence TTGGCTGAAGAAATAATCGTTGATGGTGAACTCACCTTAGGGCAATTTTTAAATTACGAAGGCATCGTGGAATCCGGTGGCCAAGCGAAATGGTTTTTAAAAGAATATGACGTCTACCTCAACGGAGAACATGAAACACGCCGCGGTAAAAAATTGAGTGATGGCGATCAACTTGATATTCCAGAAGTGGGTTCATTTATTATCAAGTTTGGTGAGCAATGA
- the gyrB gene encoding DNA topoisomerase (ATP-hydrolyzing) subunit B, translated as METLADVNNSENYGASQIQVLEGLEAVRKRPGMYIGSTSERGLHHLVWEIVDNSIDEALAGYADEIEVVIEKDNWIKVTDNGRGIPVDIQEKMGRPAVEVILTVLHAGGKFGGGGYKVSGGLHGVGSSVVNALSETLEVYVHRDGRIHHQAYHKGVPAFDLKQIGDTDKTGTAIRFKADGTIFQETTTYNYETLQSRIRELAFLNKGIQITLRDERDDESSREDNYHYEGGIKSYVELLNENKEAIHPEPIYVHESKEDVEVEIALQYNSGFATNLLTYANNIHTYEGGTHEDGFKRALTRVLNSYGTQNKLIKDDKERLSGEDTREGLTAIVSVKHGDPQFEGQTKTKLGNSEVRQIVDRIFSELFERFLYENPQVGRVIIEKGIMASRARLAAKKAREVTRRKSALDISSLPGKLADCSSKDPSESEIFLVEGDSAGGSTKSGRDSRTQAILPLRGKILNVEKARLDKILNNNEIRQMVTAFGTGIGGEFDISKSRYHKIVIMTDADVDGAHIRTLLLTFFYRFMRPLIEAGYVYIAQPPLYKLTQGKQKYYVFNDRELDKLKETLNPTPKWSIARYKGLGEMNADQLWETTMNPENRTMLQVTLDDAIEADQTFEMLMGDVVENRRQFIEDNAVYANLDF; from the coding sequence GTGGAAACATTGGCTGATGTGAACAACTCAGAAAACTATGGTGCCAGTCAGATTCAAGTTTTAGAAGGACTTGAAGCGGTTCGAAAGCGCCCAGGTATGTATATTGGATCAACTTCAGAACGCGGATTGCATCATCTTGTTTGGGAAATTGTCGATAACAGTATCGATGAAGCACTCGCAGGCTATGCAGATGAAATCGAAGTGGTCATCGAAAAAGATAATTGGATTAAAGTTACAGACAATGGACGTGGGATTCCTGTAGATATCCAAGAAAAAATGGGGCGCCCTGCCGTTGAAGTCATTCTGACGGTCCTACATGCCGGTGGTAAATTCGGTGGTGGCGGTTATAAAGTGTCAGGGGGACTCCACGGTGTAGGTTCCTCTGTCGTGAATGCCCTCAGTGAAACACTAGAAGTTTACGTCCACCGAGATGGGCGTATTCACCACCAAGCCTATCATAAAGGCGTACCTGCTTTTGATTTGAAACAAATCGGTGATACGGACAAAACAGGGACAGCCATTCGCTTTAAAGCAGATGGCACGATTTTCCAAGAAACAACAACATACAACTATGAAACATTACAATCGCGTATTCGTGAATTGGCCTTCTTAAACAAAGGGATTCAAATCACACTCAGAGACGAGCGTGACGACGAATCTTCACGTGAGGATAACTACCACTACGAAGGTGGGATAAAGTCGTATGTAGAGCTTCTAAACGAGAATAAAGAAGCAATTCATCCAGAACCTATTTATGTCCATGAATCTAAAGAGGATGTCGAAGTTGAAATTGCCTTGCAATACAACAGCGGTTTTGCGACGAATTTATTAACATATGCAAATAACATTCACACTTATGAAGGTGGGACGCATGAAGATGGTTTTAAACGTGCGTTAACACGTGTGTTAAATAGCTATGGCACGCAAAACAAACTCATTAAAGATGACAAAGAACGTTTATCAGGTGAAGATACACGCGAAGGTTTAACGGCCATCGTTTCAGTGAAACATGGGGATCCTCAATTTGAAGGGCAAACGAAAACAAAATTAGGCAACTCTGAAGTTCGTCAAATTGTAGACCGCATCTTTTCTGAGTTATTCGAGCGTTTCTTATACGAAAATCCACAAGTCGGCCGTGTCATTATCGAAAAAGGAATTATGGCTTCACGTGCACGTCTAGCAGCTAAAAAAGCACGTGAAGTGACACGTCGTAAATCGGCCTTAGATATTTCGAGTTTACCAGGGAAGTTAGCGGACTGTTCAAGTAAGGACCCTTCTGAAAGTGAAATTTTCTTAGTCGAAGGGGACTCTGCCGGGGGGTCTACAAAATCAGGGCGTGATTCACGCACACAAGCGATTTTACCGTTGCGTGGTAAAATTTTAAACGTTGAAAAAGCGCGTTTAGATAAAATTTTAAACAACAATGAAATTCGTCAAATGGTCACTGCATTTGGGACAGGTATTGGTGGAGAATTTGATATTTCAAAATCCCGTTACCACAAAATTGTGATTATGACCGATGCAGATGTCGATGGTGCCCATATCCGAACATTATTGCTGACGTTCTTCTATCGCTTTATGAGACCGTTGATTGAAGCGGGATATGTATATATTGCGCAACCGCCGCTTTATAAATTAACGCAAGGAAAACAAAAATATTATGTGTTTAATGATCGTGAGCTCGATAAATTGAAAGAAACATTGAATCCAACGCCGAAATGGTCTATTGCACGCTATAAAGGTCTTGGGGAAATGAATGCAGATCAATTGTGGGAAACGACAATGAATCCAGAAAATCGTACGATGCTTCAAGTGACGCTTGATGATGCGATTGAAGCAGACCAAACGTTTGAAATGTTAATGGGTGACGTCGTAGAAAATCGTCGTCAGTTCATTGAAGATAACGCTGTTTACGCTAATTTAGATTTCTAG
- a CDS encoding DsbA family protein: protein MKSKKTVLMIAFVSLFIFLVIGLSLWFVSKNQTTDIKDVAQLHKDTAQQPYQGNAKNNVTLVEFGDYKCPYCGAFEREIKPQLQKEYIDSGKVELRYVNVLLHGEESMRGTRAALAVNTYAPEAYWSFHRFLYQHQPQSKKAVSEETWLTDDLIKSGLDTLNISSQQKKKIIQAYQSKSDQTLTHAKKDHQLAKKYQVQQVPSLYVNGRHVEDVTDYQQIKKVIDQELEAQK from the coding sequence ATGAAATCTAAAAAAACAGTGCTTATGATCGCATTTGTGTCACTATTTATTTTTCTTGTCATCGGATTAAGCTTGTGGTTTGTTTCTAAAAATCAAACGACAGACATTAAAGACGTCGCTCAACTTCACAAAGATACTGCCCAACAACCTTACCAAGGCAATGCGAAAAATAATGTGACACTTGTAGAATTTGGAGATTATAAATGTCCATACTGCGGGGCGTTCGAAAGAGAAATCAAACCCCAACTTCAAAAAGAGTATATCGACTCTGGCAAAGTCGAACTACGCTATGTGAACGTTTTATTACATGGTGAAGAATCTATGCGAGGCACACGCGCAGCCTTAGCTGTAAATACATATGCACCAGAGGCGTATTGGTCTTTCCATCGTTTTCTATATCAACACCAACCGCAGTCTAAAAAAGCTGTATCTGAAGAGACTTGGTTAACGGACGACTTAATCAAAAGTGGGTTAGATACCTTAAATATTTCTTCACAACAAAAGAAAAAAATCATCCAAGCTTATCAATCCAAATCAGATCAAACACTGACACATGCGAAAAAAGATCATCAATTGGCAAAAAAATATCAAGTCCAACAAGTGCCATCGTTGTATGTGAATGGTCGACATGTGGAAGATGTCACAGATTATCAACAGATAAAAAAAGTCATTGATCAAGAACTTGAAGCGCAAAAATAA